The Pseudomonadota bacterium genome has a window encoding:
- a CDS encoding zinc-dependent alcohol dehydrogenase family protein, producing MKAMVLNKPGEALEYCDLPIPDLEPGKVLLRVQACGICRTDLHIIDGDLRDPKQQLILGHEIVGILEELGKGVTGFTRGQRLGVPWLGGTCGACGYCIAGHENLCDFPRFTGYQINGGFAEYAIADPRFCLPIPDLYSDVEAAPLLCAGLIGFRSLTMVGDAKKISLYGFGAAAHIIIQIARWQGREVFVFTRKGDSKGQNFARSLGAKWAGGSDESPPEPMDAAIIFAPAGELVPVALKAVGKGGVVVCAGIHMSQIPAFSYDLLWGERSIRSVANLTRQDGIDFFEIAQQVPVRTRVEAFPLMEANAAICKLKQGEIKGAAVLVMEK from the coding sequence ATGAAGGCCATGGTTTTGAACAAGCCGGGTGAGGCCCTTGAATATTGTGATTTGCCGATCCCGGATCTTGAGCCAGGAAAGGTTTTATTGCGGGTACAGGCCTGCGGCATATGCCGGACCGACCTGCACATAATCGACGGCGACCTTCGCGACCCCAAACAACAGCTTATTCTCGGCCATGAGATCGTCGGCATTTTGGAAGAACTCGGCAAAGGAGTAACGGGATTCACCCGCGGCCAAAGGCTTGGGGTGCCGTGGCTCGGCGGGACCTGCGGTGCATGCGGCTACTGTATTGCCGGGCATGAAAACCTTTGTGATTTCCCCAGGTTCACCGGGTATCAGATCAATGGCGGCTTTGCGGAATATGCCATTGCAGACCCGAGGTTTTGTTTGCCGATTCCTGACCTGTATTCCGATGTCGAAGCCGCTCCCCTCCTTTGCGCCGGCCTCATCGGTTTCAGATCTCTTACGATGGTTGGTGACGCGAAAAAGATCAGCCTCTACGGCTTTGGCGCTGCAGCGCATATTATCATTCAGATTGCCCGGTGGCAGGGAAGGGAAGTGTTTGTTTTTACCAGGAAGGGTGACAGCAAAGGGCAGAATTTCGCCCGTTCACTGGGGGCAAAATGGGCTGGCGGGTCTGATGAATCACCCCCGGAACCAATGGATGCGGCAATCATCTTTGCACCTGCAGGGGAGCTTGTTCCGGTTGCCCTTAAAGCTGTCGGCAAAGGCGGGGTTGTGGTCTGTGCCGGCATTCATATGAGTCAGATCCCGGCTTTTTCCTACGATCTTCTCTGGGGTGAAAGAAGTATCCGGTCAGTTGCCAACCTCACCCGGCAGGATGGCATTGATTTTTTTGAAATTGCCCAGCAGGTTCCGGTCCGGACCAGGGTTGAGGCGTTTCCATTAATGGAGGCCAATGCGGCGATTTGCAAGCTGAAACAAGGTGAAATTAAAGGCGCCGCGGTGTTGGTAATGGAAAAATGA
- a CDS encoding class I SAM-dependent methyltransferase — MGNHVCPWWLAYTFDNPLRSLFHKPEDMFSLYVKAGMTVADLGCGMGFFSLGLARMVKDNGRVLAIDLQPKMLEKTEKRARKSGLSQIISTRLCRKDDIGVRQPLDFALAFWVVHETPDIGNFLSQVYSALKPGGILFIAEPKFHVSRGQFKEEQNTAEAMGFVVKDLPRIAFSNALVFEKT, encoded by the coding sequence ATGGGAAATCATGTCTGCCCGTGGTGGCTTGCCTACACCTTTGATAATCCCCTGCGGAGCCTTTTTCATAAACCCGAAGATATGTTTTCCCTTTATGTAAAGGCAGGAATGACTGTTGCCGATCTCGGCTGCGGCATGGGCTTTTTTTCCCTGGGTCTTGCAAGAATGGTCAAGGATAACGGTCGAGTCCTGGCAATTGACCTGCAGCCCAAAATGCTTGAAAAAACTGAAAAACGCGCGCGAAAGTCAGGATTGTCGCAGATCATTTCCACCAGGCTTTGCAGGAAAGATGACATTGGCGTGCGCCAACCCTTGGATTTCGCCCTGGCCTTCTGGGTGGTCCACGAAACTCCGGATATCGGCAACTTTCTCAGCCAGGTATATTCGGCACTTAAACCCGGTGGAATACTGTTCATTGCCGAACCCAAATTTCATGTATCCAGGGGACAATTCAAAGAGGAACAAAATACTGCCGAAGCAATGGGCTTTGTCGTCAAAGACCTGCCGCGCATTGCCTTCAGTAATGCACTGGTGTTTGAAAAAACCTGA
- a CDS encoding YdcF family protein produces MLKKFIAQLFFPLPMIAWLLAAGLILLWFSEKQKTGKILATAGFILFVLLSNSGFSSMILSPFEKKVPPDAAQLSGGEHRPGKYPVRFVIVLSGGHATDPDLPVTSYLSHSSLVRLVEGIRLMRYYPGSRLLLSGGKVFDKNSEASSMKDVALGLGVDERHIVLEEQSRDTNDQARLIKAIVGDSITVLVTSASHMPRALAMFHRNDMRPIPAPTGHLVQKNRNFNVLHWFPSAENLRKSERAFYETLGTLWAKLRGQAVFLGRHQVRKNLGMEE; encoded by the coding sequence ATGCTTAAAAAATTTATAGCGCAGTTATTTTTTCCCTTGCCGATGATTGCCTGGCTGCTTGCAGCCGGCCTTATTCTCCTGTGGTTTTCTGAAAAGCAGAAAACGGGCAAGATTCTTGCGACCGCTGGATTTATTTTATTTGTGCTCCTCAGCAACAGCGGGTTTTCAAGCATGATCCTTTCCCCCTTTGAAAAAAAGGTTCCGCCGGATGCCGCGCAATTGTCCGGCGGAGAACACCGTCCCGGCAAATATCCGGTACGATTCGTGATTGTGTTGAGCGGAGGGCATGCCACCGATCCTGATCTGCCGGTGACCAGTTATCTGAGCCACTCATCCCTTGTCCGTCTGGTGGAGGGGATACGGCTTATGAGATATTATCCTGGCAGCAGGCTGTTGCTTTCCGGGGGCAAGGTGTTTGATAAAAACTCTGAAGCGAGTTCGATGAAGGATGTTGCCCTGGGTCTGGGTGTGGACGAGAGGCATATCGTGCTTGAAGAGCAGTCACGGGATACCAATGACCAGGCGCGGTTGATAAAAGCGATAGTCGGAGACAGCATCACGGTGCTGGTCACTTCTGCATCGCATATGCCCCGGGCTCTTGCCATGTTTCACAGGAATGATATGCGGCCGATCCCTGCCCCCACCGGCCATCTGGTGCAAAAAAATAGGAATTTCAATGTGTTACACTGGTTTCCCAGTGCGGAAAATCTCCGAAAATCAGAAAGGGCCTTCTATGAGACCCTGGGCACATTGTGGGCAAAGCTGAGAGGGCAGGCGGTATTTTTGGGCAGACACCAGGTACGGAAAAACCTGGGAATGGAAGAGTAG
- a CDS encoding chloride channel protein, whose translation MLKHFLSKQLNRLTAHEGLVLVFTAVAVGAATGLAAVFFIRLIASIQVFSYSFAENFFPFLGAWAFVLIPFLGALLVGPIIAYWASEAKGHGVPEVMQALILRGGRIRPRVVLAKIIASAICIGTGGSAGREGPIIQVGSALGSSAGQILGLSTERIKNLVACGAAAGIAATFNAPIAGVAFASEVLMSEFQVTRFGNVLIAAVSASIVSQVFLGARPAFQIPKYIMHSPWEILLYMILGLLAAVVGIMFIKMLDSTETIFKKWKFPETLKPAAGALLLGITGYTYIHFSGFMGFTPEKFRLGMPLVENIPHVYGSGFTFIEEVLLGKETFILLVVLVFIKPLATSFTLGSGNSGGVFAPSLFTGAMLGGAFGYAAKALFPEIAGEVGAYALVGMAAVFAAAARAPFTSILIVFEMSNDYHLILPLMAAGMVASSFSQWLHPDSIYTLKLTRKGIKLDQGRDLDVMQGVLVEEVMNHSPITIHKNQSAAELFAAFQETNLNGFPVMASDEDLFGMVTLNDMERRLDSQHGAISDIRVEEVATANPITVFPDEPVWNAIRKMASRDLARLPVVSRDAETKLVGLISRSDIMRAYDVALMRKQHTQQARDRAALRNITDMEVIEVCILNTNRNVGKPVADLKLPHGVNMVSLERKDGTLYIPHGGTTILEGDKITLLVRLKRMAEVKKILDLL comes from the coding sequence TCCGCCTCATTGCCTCGATTCAAGTTTTCTCATACTCCTTTGCGGAAAATTTCTTCCCGTTTCTCGGCGCCTGGGCCTTTGTGCTGATTCCGTTTCTGGGGGCACTTCTGGTGGGGCCGATAATCGCCTACTGGGCTTCCGAAGCCAAGGGGCATGGCGTCCCGGAAGTCATGCAGGCGCTTATCCTGAGAGGCGGCCGCATCCGCCCCCGAGTAGTTCTTGCAAAGATAATAGCCTCAGCAATCTGCATCGGCACCGGCGGCTCGGCAGGCCGCGAAGGACCGATTATCCAGGTTGGCTCAGCCCTTGGCTCTTCAGCGGGACAGATCCTGGGGCTGTCAACGGAACGGATCAAGAACCTCGTGGCCTGCGGCGCGGCAGCAGGCATTGCCGCCACTTTTAACGCTCCCATCGCCGGAGTCGCCTTTGCCTCGGAAGTCCTGATGAGTGAATTCCAGGTAACCAGGTTCGGCAACGTGCTGATTGCCGCGGTTTCCGCAAGTATTGTCAGCCAGGTTTTTCTTGGCGCCCGCCCGGCTTTTCAAATCCCGAAATACATCATGCATTCCCCCTGGGAGATTCTTCTCTATATGATACTGGGTCTGCTGGCGGCGGTGGTCGGCATCATGTTTATCAAGATGCTTGATTCCACGGAAACCATTTTCAAGAAATGGAAATTCCCCGAAACCCTTAAACCGGCGGCAGGAGCTTTGCTTCTCGGCATCACCGGCTATACCTATATTCATTTTTCAGGATTCATGGGCTTTACCCCTGAAAAATTCCGCCTGGGCATGCCGCTCGTGGAAAATATTCCCCATGTCTATGGATCGGGATTTACTTTTATAGAAGAGGTGCTGCTCGGCAAGGAAACCTTTATCCTCCTTGTCGTTCTGGTTTTCATAAAACCCCTTGCCACTTCATTCACCCTGGGGTCAGGCAATTCCGGCGGGGTTTTTGCGCCGTCGCTGTTCACCGGTGCCATGCTCGGCGGAGCTTTCGGCTATGCAGCCAAAGCCCTGTTTCCGGAAATCGCCGGCGAGGTCGGGGCCTACGCCCTGGTTGGAATGGCTGCGGTCTTTGCCGCCGCGGCTCGAGCACCGTTCACCTCAATCCTCATAGTTTTTGAAATGAGCAATGACTATCATCTCATTCTGCCGCTGATGGCAGCAGGGATGGTGGCCTCCTCCTTTTCACAGTGGCTGCATCCGGATTCCATTTACACCCTGAAACTCACAAGAAAAGGAATCAAGCTGGATCAGGGCCGGGACCTGGATGTCATGCAGGGGGTGCTGGTGGAAGAAGTCATGAACCATTCGCCGATCACCATCCATAAAAACCAATCGGCAGCGGAACTTTTCGCCGCCTTTCAGGAAACCAATCTCAACGGTTTTCCGGTGATGGCCAGCGATGAAGATCTCTTCGGCATGGTCACCCTCAATGATATGGAGCGCCGACTTGACTCACAGCATGGCGCAATCAGTGATATCCGGGTTGAGGAAGTCGCAACGGCAAATCCCATTACGGTGTTCCCGGATGAACCGGTCTGGAACGCGATCAGGAAGATGGCCTCCCGGGATCTTGCACGACTTCCGGTTGTTTCCCGCGACGCCGAAACAAAACTCGTCGGACTCATAAGCCGCAGTGACATTATGCGAGCCTACGATGTTGCCCTTATGCGGAAACAACATACGCAGCAAGCCAGAGATCGCGCGGCGCTGAGAAATATCACCGATATGGAAGTAATTGAAGTCTGCATATTGAACACCAACCGAAATGTGGGAAAACCGGTTGCCGATCTTAAGCTTCCCCACGGGGTCAATATGGTCTCGCTGGAAAGGAAAGACGGGACTCTCTACATCCCCCACGGCGGCACGACAATACTGGAGGGCGATAAAATCACCCTGCTTGTGCGGCTGAAACGCATGGCAGAGGTAAAAAAAATACTGGACCTGCTCTGA